Part of the Lolium rigidum isolate FL_2022 chromosome 6, APGP_CSIRO_Lrig_0.1, whole genome shotgun sequence genome, TACTAAGATGTAATGGTGTTACAGTATGACTTGCGTCATTGCCTTTCTTAAGTATAATTAGGAGTAAATCACATGTGTAAGCACCCCAAAAATCACATTTATTTATGTATTTCGTAGGAACTCACCTTCTTTTGAGATTCCTAGGATCAAGTTTCAATCTTTGGGATCCCCATAGCTCATCATGAGTTCATGACACCGGAACACCTAAATGCCCTTTATGATGCAAGAATGGTGTTTGCGCTCAGCTGGCATGAATGATAAACCTCAAATGGTAAGATTCTTTACCAGATTGATAAACCATGAGTAAAACATGAAATAAGAAACCACAAGGAGAACCCtaagtactactccctccgttccaaaatgtaaGACGTTTTTGGATGGTCCCGACCAGGTGAAAATGCTACGAAAAGACATCGCTACCCGTAATTGCCTCATTCTGAATCCCGACGTTGTCTTCCTGGATCTCAATCCCGATCCCAGCGTCGTCATCCCGATCCCagagaggacgacgaggacgaacaAAATGAGTAGAGAGTATATCGGTACTCTTACAATTCTACCACATATACTCTCTACTCATTCTGTAAAACAAAAAATGATAGAGGCAAATTGACCATAGTCCATATCTGATTCAGTCCATAGTACCTGAAGCTAGTAAGAGTACCGATTCTAAATGAATATTGATACAATAGTTGTATTCCTTTAGGGTAGCACCCAACAAATAGCATTAAACGAATTTTAAAGCTATGAGAACGTGAGCTAAAGATATATGGATCATTTTAATAAATAAATTTTCCCTAAAAGGCTGCTCTTCAAATAGAAGAATTTTTTTTTAGGTCCGGTATCTTACAGAACCATCAATGTATAGGAAGTATGGGTGGCTTTTCAAGTATTTCAAAATGCAACTGGTCTGAATACAGTTTGCGTTGGCACTTTGTTGAGATAAATAAACTAAAAAAATTGAAGAAGAAAAGACAGAGAAAAtaacctgaaggaccaagtgtgCACAGCTAAGAAACCTTGCAAATTCTAGTGCAGACACATAATGAGCTGTGAAACGGTTCACCAATCTGCTCAAAACAtatgcaaattttttttttagatatatATGACCATTCAACTCTGCAAAGAAGGGATTAGGGATGTTTTACTGATATAGTCGTTACCTTTGTTCTGCATCAAGCACAACTGGAACAgcagggaagagagagagaggcacaAAAAGGGTTACTCCAGCTTATGTTCTGCAAACACTCCATGTGATTTCATGAGACCATTTCCTATTATATATGAAGAGACGGAAAATATTGCAAGATATACGTGTGAGAGCAGCAGAGGTTACAAGGTTCAACCAGGTTACCTACATATGATAGTTCTCCGATGTTCAATCAATTGGAAGTTTAACAAAAAACCTTAGCAACATTAGGATCACACATGCTGTTGATTCTTGTCAAAATTCTTCTGTTGAATCTCTCAAATATTTTGATATCTATGAAGTAGACAGGAGAACGTATACCACAGATAGGACCGATTTGATAACTTGCAAACATATCCTCAAGCAATTATATGATATCACCAACTCAGTTATGACGTATCATAGTCAAACTCATTATCCAATTCTTTAGAAATAGCAGAAATGCCTTGTCAAGGTAACCTAGCAGTTTGAACCTGGTGGCAGTGCCATATAGTACCGTGCTCCATTTTATTCCACAATAACAGGAGCCTTGCTTCAATCTTACACTAATAAAAACTTGGTTCCTCTCCATTTGTGAGTATAACACAACATTTATGCTGATAATGAGAAGCATCGGGCACATCTCAAAATTGACGTAGCATCGAACCACAGCCAAGGAAGAAGTAACAATAATCAACATAACTTGTAAATTTGCAGGTCAATGAATGTATCAACCAATACCAAATAGCTGACAGAAGTATTTGTTCAGTTCTTTTAACAAACCAATTTAGGAGAAAATAACAATTTGCTGTGGACGTACCATGGAGGTGATAGTATACATAGTTGAAGAATCGGCACTTTTGCAAAAGAATCCAGTGTCAACAGGAGACGTGATGCCAGCCAGGACTTCAGAGAGTGTGTCCTGGCTTTCACTGCCACCAAGCCAGTTCAAAACTGCAAAATAATAGCAAAATAAAGCATCATGATTAATATTTTTGGTGCAAACTACTGCAAGCTATGTCGATTTGTAAATCCAGCAACAGCCTCTTGAACCAGCACAGCGGGAAATTTCCAGTAACCTTAATATGAAGACAAATATGTCTTTCCACAattcaattttttgaaaactaATTCGAGGTTAAGAAGTCATGTCACACTCATTATTGTACAAATGTAGTAATATTTGACTGGGGTTCCAAGATATGGTGTATTGCAGAAACTGGTAAGAGTTATACATCTGGAATGTCATTTTCTGTTTTGCCACAAAAATGGCTACATAAATTGCAACTTATTATTTGAGACAAGCCACTTTACCTATTGTAAAGAAATGTGGTGTGTTTGAAAGCAACAGATCAATATTCAGCATAATTCCACAATCCTTGCATTTGTTGTCCTCACAGAACCGTTCATCCAATAGAACTGGAAGCTCTGCAAAGGACTTGATCTGCACAACGACAATGATAACCTCTAGTCAACATCTCCTACTTGCTAGAATACTGTTGGGTATCCACGTATACAACCTTGGCTAGACATAAAATGTAGTGCATACGGCATACCTTTGTTGTTTGAGGTGAACCAGCATCAAGTTTATGGAAAAGTGCGGTATATGGGTATTCGCCAGAACACTTCCCACACTTGCAGCTCATTCGCACATTGAATTTGATCCCAAAAAGTTTATGTGTTGGGCATATGCAATCTCCACACGTGAATGGTTTCACCACGTGTTTCTCCGTCTCCTTGTTTAAACTAAAACGTGAACAAGTTTCGACATATGCAATCCAATGAGAATTGTGGCCGCAATCTCGAAGCAAAATTTGACCCAACCTGCAACCGGAAATTGATTCACAAGGTTACCTTGTGAAGACAAAAATGTGCATCATATAATCAAATAGAACTAAAGAAGAATACAGATGCTTTTAGTTCAATACTTTACGTATAAcacaacaaacaaaaacaaagactCGGTAGAGCTTAGACAACAAAGAATATACCACAACGTACCAGCATTTTCCCATTCTAGTGTAAGAAGTACTACATCTGTCATCTATGTATTGTTAAAAATAGTCACAAAGCTCCAAAATCACCACATATTAAGAAATGTCGCATACAAATAAAATAATCTGAAGGTAACATCAGAACCAAATTGGATCCCAGACTCTGCTTTCATGTGGTAAACTAACATTTAATTAAAAAAATCGACAGAATGATCATGCAAATATGTGCCGACCTGAGAAGACTGCAAAGCTGATCAGAAGTGCTTGATCTTGCATACCCAAATGTATGGACTTCTCCAGATTGTAGAAATCCCTATCAAGATCATAGATATTCGGAATTATTTATCCGACGATGAGTGCCAGAAGACTCAAAGCAACACACAAACATTAAACCGACAACCTTGTTTACAAAATTTAGAGCATAACATGTCCACGTCTAAAACAAAAATCGCATTTATCTAGCAAGAATATCCTGTACAAAATCCAGACTCCAGGCTAGACTGCATATCAATTGCTACAACCTGAATATGAAGAGAGAGGGAAATGAATGGGACAAATATATGGTATCATGATCATCAGGTTCAGATGCAATTTATTGCTGAATCCAAAAGGCTAGATTATAAAATAGATTAAGAGTTTCTGTATGCATCACCCAAGCAAAGGTACCAGTAGCTAGGCAGAACAAGGAACTCTAGAGACCAAGACAAACTTTTAATATGTCCAATCTCACTGatttactccctctgtttcaaaaCATAGGTGAACTACAGATTCAAGTTCAAGCCTTTTGAAATTTTGACCATTAAATATCTAGGGAAAATTATGTTGGCATGGTTCTTCTGTACCTTGATTCTACTCTATGGGATCTCGACCATCGAGCAAGATTAGAACAGCCCTTCGCGCAAACATGTCAGTATTGGGATTTCCTTGAGAAAAATTCTTTGAGGTCCCCCACATTATAATTTCCATGAATCATTGAAGAATATCCTCATGCCTACAACCTGCGTAACCCAACACAAAAAATGTGTGTAAGCTCATATCTCCAGACACACATATCTTCAACCTAAGCAAAGCAAACTCACACATGTACAGATGATATCTCTGTAAGAATGTGCCAAGATTTAGAGGGGTGTAATTCACCAACGCGAGTGAGTGATGAAACATGGAAATATGGACGCTTACCAGCAACTTATATTGTGTCTTCCGCATATTTCAGACAGATATTGTAACCATTTCCTCTAGGTAAGCCACACCCTTCTCCACATTTGAGAATCAAAACAGCAGTCTAATTGGGGAAATAATAAATTGTGAAGTTGTCTGAGAGTGCCTTTTCAGAAGATAAACCAAGAAACGTGGTTCTTACCGATTTTCATCTTGCTTCTCTGCTTGAAAGTGACCAAAATTACAACTGTCAACCTTGGAGCAGACACCTAGTTATAGCATCACAATCATAaataagaaaataataaaatagttGCTTTACTGTCCATAATCAAAAGCAGCAACGAATTTCAGGCAATAGCTATTAGAATCGAGTATGAATCTCATCTCATGGACTGATTTTAGTTAGGTTCAAAGATGAACAGAAAATCATGATATTTGGCACGAATGATACAAACAAAAAAGAGAGCTTACTTTTTCCATGTGAGCACATATACTGCTATATCTTTGAATCGCATTTAAACCTGATGAGTACACAAACTGAAAAGAATAGTTACTCCGGAGAATATTAGAACTACACAAAGATGAAAATGCCGTTTAACTTGCGTGCTGTATATTTAGAGCTGCATATATTTACATTAAAAGAGTGTTCTGTGCATGCTTGACATTCAGTTCTGAAGCTAAAACTACGCATTCGCCATGGAGCATTAGGTATAAGAACAGTCACCATATTAAGATAAGCCACTGAGTTTCCAAATAACCAAAAACAAATCATTTATGTAGAGTTGATAGACATACCAAACACAGGTTGAGAGAACTGACAACTAAATCAGATCTACACTTTTAATATAGTTCCGCAATAAGGTAAGTAATCAAACTTTTGTGAATAATCTTATACAGATCAAACTATTTAAATATTGGCTAGGTAAATTCATGTTGTAGGGCCACAAATAATAGCAACATCCTCTACGGACTTCGTACCCTTCGCCTGACCATTTCAACACCGTGGCCCTAGTGCTGATTAGATAAACCTACCACATTTACATGTAAGCAATAATTAAGCACCGGCAAGAATCCGAAGCCTGACAGAGAAGCCGAGCCACTACTTGGAAAGAAAGAGACACGAAGCCCGTCGTAGCTGGGTAGAACAGCGGGAGGTTGGCATCTAAAACAGAAAACCAGTATCACCATCTCCATTAGAGAACAACAAGATTGACGATTCAGCTGGAGGCTTAACAAATCTCATATAATTTAGCTGCTGCAGATCATATTCTAAAAAATTATTCTACAAATTTAACCTGGGTGTATGCCTTCTTTCTTTAAAAACCATCATATTCCAAATATTTATCCTACAAATTTCTAAAAATTTACAAACTATGACTTGCACGCCGGCCTATGAGCTGACTACTTTTACTTGAGGAAAAATGAAAACCCTCTTAACTTCTTTAAACACAATTGGTACACTTCTGCAGCGAAGAACCCACATGACAAAACGGGCGTGCAGAGACATGTCATATCAGCAGTTCAGCACCAAAGATATCTGAAGTAACATAATTGTCTAAAAATGGCAATTGAACCAAAATACAAAAAACAAACATTTTGATGCTCTTTAGATCCGAAAACTGAGACTACAGAAGGAATGCACATATTCAAAAAATTACCAAGTATGGGACATTTGACCATTACATCATTACCTTACGGATCAGATAGATCATGTCCATTTCCATAGCTGTAGGGATATCCATCATATGTTCTCCATAAACAGTGCTTAATTGGACTGATGACGAACAAAATTGggagacacatggtttttttccAATGAAGCTCCTGTAGATCTTCATAAAATAGGATTGAACTTAGGAACGGAAAGCTAGTAGTGGTACTAATCAACAAAAATAGCTAGCTAAAATATGTGCCATTGTATCAAGTACAGTATACACAACAGAGCAAAGAAAATTTATACATGAAGACACCCGCATCAAGAAGATAACATAGCACCTTAGTTTAATCCTATTTTACAACGTGGTGATTGCATTCTTCAAATAAAAAATCCTAGGCAGGAAAGGTGCCAGGTGTGTTGCTGCAGTGCAACATTCAGTTATCCATgatatgttgtgcttgaagagagAGGACATATCATATCGTGTACCTGGAGCATGGAGATGGACTCATCGCTTCTTTCTGCCACCGAGGACGACCATCTGACATAGCAAAGAAGGACAATCGAGGATGGCATCTATATTGCGCAGGGAAGAAGCAGTGGCAGCCTAGCCATTGGTCATGTTGCTTGTCTTGAGCATCGAGGAAGACAGAGAGAcggagagcagcagcagcacaattAGCAGAGCATAAACGGCCGGCCACCACCTGCACCAATCCATATAGGCTCAATCCCAATCTGGAAGACATTATTGCAGAAAAACTCTACAAAAAGAACTGGAAAAGGGGAAAAGGAGACATCATAACCAGCTAGTACCAAGCAAGCAAAGGGGAGGACAGCAGAAACCATGTACCCCTGGCGTCGGCTCCAATTGTTCCTACCGTGCTTGAGACTTTTGTTTTGCATTAAGCTAGAGCTCACTATAAAAATTCCTACCGTCAATTACCTGCCAAATCCTTTGCAGTTCTCCCGAACTCCCCAAACCGATTTCCCAATCTGTATTTACCTCCTCCCAATCAAACCCTCTCTCCAAATAAATTGCTGTCAGATCTTGTCTACCATTGTTTTTCTCCCTCGTATCTATGCCTCTGATGTCTTTCTTCTCAGTCCATTACCACTGCCCCGCGTCT contains:
- the LOC124663033 gene encoding uncharacterized protein LOC124663033, encoding MSCKCGKCSGEYPYTALFHKLDAGSPQTTKIKSFAELPVLLDERFCEDNKCKDCGIMLNIDLLLSNTPHFFTIVLNWLGGSESQDTLSEVLAGITSPVDTGFFCKSADSSTMYTITSMLFGIG